A stretch of Amblyraja radiata isolate CabotCenter1 chromosome 6, sAmbRad1.1.pri, whole genome shotgun sequence DNA encodes these proteins:
- the zic2 gene encoding zinc finger protein ZIC 2, whose amino-acid sequence MLLDAGPQFPTLGVGTFARHHHHHHHHHATADMSDRDLAMPQNTFVDSAHMGAFKLNAGVHHDQSASQTSAFSAQAAAGPGYPSALAPHAAHVGSYSGAAFNSTRDFIFRSRGYTDSNPGSGQHGIFGPSPGGLHHPHSDTSAHILFPGIHEQGASHPSPNAHVLNGQMRLGLAGEVFGRSDQCPRTDPFSAAQVHHHHHNYGQMNMNMGMNMATHRGAGAFFRYMRQPIKQELICKWVDPEQLANPKKSCNKTFSTMHELVTHVSVEHVGGPEQTNHICFWEECVREGKPFKAKYKLVNHIRVHTGEKPFPCPFPGCGKVFARSENLKIHKRTHTGEKPFKCEFENCDRRFANSSDRKKHMHVHTSDKPYLCKMCDKSYTHPSSLRKHMKVHEASQGSESSPAASSGYESSTPPVLVSPSAEPPNSNNLSPASTAVHTNVGISSNFNEWYV is encoded by the exons ATGCTGCTGGATGCGGGACCGCAGTTCCCCACCCTCGGGGTGGGCACCTTCGCGaggcaccaccaccaccaccatcaccaccacgccACCGCCGACATGTCCGACCGGGATCTGGCCATGCCTCAGAACACCTTTGTCGACTCGGCGCACATGGGCGCCTTCAAGCTGAATGCCGGCGTCCACCACGACCAGTCCGCTTCCCAGACCTCGGCTTTCAGCGCACAAGCGGCGGCCGGCCCGGGATACCCGTCCGCTTTAGCTCCCCACGCCGCTCATGTCGGCTCCTACTCTGGCGCCGCTTTCAACTCCACGCGGGACTTTATCTTCCGCAGCCGCGGCTACACCGACTCGAACCCGGGCTCTGGCCAGCACGGTATCTTCGGACCGAGCCCAGGGGGCTTACATCACCCACATTCGGACACCTCGGCACATATTCTGTTCCCCGGCATCCACGAACAAGGAGCATCGCATCCGTCTCCAAACGCGCACGTCCTGAACGGCCAAATGCGCTTGGGGCTGGCCGGTGAAGTATTCGGGCGCTCGGACCAGTGTCCCAGGACTGACCCCTTCTCGGCTGCCCAGgtgcaccaccaccaccacaattaTGGACAGATGAATATGAACATGGGTATGAATATGGCAACGCATCGCGGTGCAGGAGCCTTCTTCCGATACATGCGGCAACCCATCAAGCAGGAACTCATCTGTAAGTGGGTCGATCCCGAGCAACTGGCCAACCCCAAAAAGTCCTGCAACAAAACCTTCAGCACTATGCACGAGTTGGTCACCCACGTTTCGGTGGAGCATGTCGGAGGTCCGGAGCAGACCAACCACATCTGCTTCTGGGAAGAGTGCGTCCGGGAAGGCAAGCCTTTCAAAGCCAAATACAAATTGGTGAATCACATCAGGGTTCACACCGGCGAGAAGCCGTTCCCCTGCCCGTTTCCCGGCTGCGGCAAAGTTTTCGCCAGGTCAGAGAACTTAAAAATCCACAAACGCACCCACACAG GTGAAAAACCATTTAAGTGCGAATTTGAAAACTGTGACAGGCGTTTCGCCAACAGCAGCGACAGGAAGAAGCACATGCATGTGCACACTTCAGATAAGCCCTATCTGTGCAAGATGTGTGACAAGTCCTACACTCACCCCAGCTCTCTGAGGAAACACATGAAG GTCCATGAAGCATCTCAAGGTTCTGAGTCCTCACCAGCAGCCAGCTCTGGCTATGAATCGTCCACTCCACCAGTCCTGGTCTCACCGTCTGCCGAACCTCCAAACAGCAATAATTTATCCCCCGCCTCTACTGCCGTGCATACCAACGTCGGCATCTCTTCCAACTTCAATGAGTGGTATGTGTAA